The following coding sequences are from one Granulicella arctica window:
- a CDS encoding ATP synthase subunit I, protein MKTLAGFSDDDFKRTIRSAIRLLIIATAVAAPLIWWKSSWQSAALLVVGAVISGSGLWEWLRLMSAVMVRMDAGGEAKPMGMILVGFFLRLGLTIVLLYVSLKHLNGSVYALAFGLALGVFCLSVEGIRLMKAWTV, encoded by the coding sequence TTGAAGACCCTTGCCGGATTTAGCGACGACGACTTTAAACGAACGATACGAAGCGCGATCCGCCTCCTCATCATCGCGACAGCCGTCGCAGCACCGCTCATCTGGTGGAAATCAAGCTGGCAAAGTGCCGCTCTGCTGGTCGTGGGCGCCGTTATCTCCGGCTCCGGCCTGTGGGAGTGGCTACGTTTGATGAGCGCAGTGATGGTCCGTATGGACGCGGGCGGCGAGGCAAAGCCGATGGGGATGATCCTGGTTGGATTCTTCCTCCGTCTGGGACTCACGATCGTGCTGCTGTATGTTAGCCTTAAGCATCTGAATGGTTCGGTTTACGCCCTCGCCTTCGGCCTTGCACTCGGTGTATTTTGTCTCTCTGTAGAGGGCATCCGACTCATGAAGGCCTGGACCGTTTAG
- a CDS encoding ATP synthase F0 subunit C yields MKKLQYLFMSLAALLFATPAFAQAAAVNGGSPAGQWVPLAAGLGMAIAAGLCGLGQGRATASATEALARNPGARPGIFIFLILGLAFIESLALFTFVIIFIKVQA; encoded by the coding sequence ATGAAGAAGTTGCAATATCTGTTTATGTCCTTGGCTGCGCTGCTGTTTGCAACGCCCGCCTTCGCACAGGCCGCTGCCGTTAATGGCGGATCACCTGCTGGTCAATGGGTTCCCCTCGCTGCCGGTCTCGGCATGGCGATTGCCGCTGGCCTCTGCGGTCTCGGTCAGGGTCGCGCGACCGCTTCCGCCACCGAAGCGCTTGCTCGTAACCCCGGCGCACGTCCAGGAATCTTCATCTTCCTGATTCTCGGTCTGGCCTTCATCGAGTCCCTCGCACTCTTCACCTTCGTAATCATCTTCATCAAGGTTCAGGCATAG
- a CDS encoding RidA family protein, translated as MSVPRRDIILNPDKPFSDAVLRGDTLYLSGRIGLIPGTSQVPESVAEEVHYLMQGFRAVLEKAEMTFDDLTYVQIFSPNVSLWQAFNDVYLTYFTGPLPARAFIGSGKLLFDARFEMQGIAVRS; from the coding sequence ATGAGCGTTCCGCGCAGAGACATTATCCTCAATCCCGACAAGCCCTTCAGCGATGCCGTACTTCGCGGCGATACGCTTTACCTCTCGGGGCGAATTGGCCTGATCCCCGGAACCTCGCAGGTTCCGGAGAGCGTTGCCGAGGAGGTTCACTACCTCATGCAAGGCTTCCGGGCCGTCCTCGAGAAGGCGGAGATGACCTTCGACGATCTGACCTATGTCCAGATCTTCTCCCCGAATGTTTCGCTCTGGCAGGCGTTCAACGACGTATACCTGACCTACTTCACCGGACCGCTACCAGCGCGCGCCTTTATCGGGTCGGGTAAGCTTCTCTTCGACGCCCGATTCGAGATGCAGGGTATCGCTGTACGTTCTTAG
- a CDS encoding lysine--tRNA ligase, giving the protein MSESDFEQNLYQLRREKRDQIVALGQPAYPNSYAYSHDNDIPAIRAEYDTPENTNEALQEPRVTVSIAGRIMAIRVQGKAGFAQLQQGGRQLQIYVRKDDVGEDLFALYKLLDLGDHIGVRGYLMRTRTGELTVHVSPIDGQPALTFLAKAMLALPDKYHGLEDTELRYRQRYVDLFMNTGHTVKQATHAPDVSDGAVEAAEPEEASTNVREVFVKRAAVLRAIRKFFDTRGYLEVETPMLHTIAGGAAARPFKTHHNALDIPLSLRIAPELYLKRLVVGGLDRVYEINRNFRNEGVSTRHNPEFTMLEFYQAYANYHDLMQLTEELVTFVAMEVNGTTVTSFNGNEIDLGSWTKLSMREAIRQFWPVLLGADSWQRLTFDSYDALLPSVQELQKMFAGLIQGMPALAATVPNENHSAHAEVAAAVLGYQRSERIVQGLLQSLTDQTVPLGKIIAELFEFLAEPHLIQPTIIYDFPLAVSPLSKQKPDEPDWVERFEFYIGGFEVGNAFSELNDPDEQKKRFEDQLKERDRGDDEAHAMDEDYVRALGYGLPPTGGEGIGIDRLTMLLTGSKSIRDVILFPLMRPQAKPQQAPTEIQGEEQA; this is encoded by the coding sequence GTGTCCGAATCAGACTTCGAGCAAAATCTTTACCAGCTTCGCCGGGAGAAGCGCGACCAGATCGTCGCCCTCGGCCAGCCAGCCTACCCGAACAGCTATGCGTATAGCCACGACAACGATATACCCGCCATCCGCGCGGAGTATGACACGCCGGAGAACACGAACGAGGCGCTCCAGGAGCCGCGGGTCACCGTGTCGATTGCTGGACGCATCATGGCGATTCGTGTGCAGGGCAAGGCGGGGTTCGCGCAGCTTCAGCAGGGCGGTCGGCAACTACAGATCTATGTCCGCAAGGATGATGTCGGCGAGGACCTGTTCGCCCTCTACAAACTGCTGGATCTGGGAGACCACATCGGCGTGCGCGGCTACCTGATGCGTACGCGCACCGGGGAGCTTACCGTGCATGTGTCGCCCATCGACGGGCAGCCTGCGCTCACGTTTCTCGCGAAGGCGATGCTTGCGCTGCCGGATAAGTACCACGGGCTCGAAGACACGGAGTTGCGGTATCGGCAGCGGTATGTCGACCTGTTTATGAACACAGGGCATACGGTGAAGCAGGCCACGCACGCTCCTGATGTGAGTGATGGAGCGGTGGAGGCTGCTGAGCCGGAAGAGGCGTCGACTAATGTGCGCGAGGTCTTCGTCAAGCGCGCGGCGGTGCTTCGGGCGATTCGCAAGTTCTTCGATACGCGCGGCTACCTTGAGGTCGAGACGCCGATGCTGCACACGATCGCTGGTGGCGCGGCGGCTCGCCCGTTCAAGACGCACCACAATGCGTTGGATATTCCGCTATCGCTGCGGATCGCGCCTGAGCTTTACTTGAAGCGGCTGGTAGTCGGCGGGCTGGACCGGGTGTATGAGATCAATCGAAACTTTCGCAACGAGGGTGTGAGTACACGGCACAACCCAGAGTTCACGATGCTTGAGTTCTACCAGGCTTATGCGAACTATCACGACCTCATGCAGCTTACTGAGGAGCTTGTGACGTTCGTGGCTATGGAGGTGAATGGGACTACGGTCACTAGCTTCAATGGGAATGAAATTGATCTTGGTTCGTGGACCAAGTTGTCAATGCGTGAGGCTATCCGACAGTTCTGGCCGGTATTACTAGGCGCTGATTCTTGGCAAAGACTCACATTCGATAGTTATGACGCATTGTTGCCATCGGTCCAAGAGTTACAAAAGATGTTTGCCGGCCTAATCCAAGGTATGCCTGCATTAGCGGCAACAGTCCCGAACGAAAATCACTCTGCACATGCTGAAGTCGCCGCAGCTGTTCTGGGGTATCAAAGAAGTGAGAGGATCGTCCAAGGGCTTCTTCAGAGTCTTACAGATCAAACAGTTCCCCTCGGCAAAATAATTGCAGAACTATTTGAATTCCTAGCCGAACCTCACCTGATCCAACCCACGATCATCTACGACTTCCCACTAGCCGTCTCACCACTCTCCAAGCAAAAGCCAGACGAACCTGATTGGGTCGAGCGCTTCGAGTTCTACATCGGCGGCTTCGAGGTTGGGAATGCCTTCTCGGAGTTGAATGATCCGGACGAGCAGAAGAAGCGCTTTGAGGATCAGTTGAAGGAGCGCGACCGCGGCGACGATGAGGCTCATGCGATGGACGAGGACTACGTCCGCGCGCTCGGCTACGGCTTGCCGCCGACGGGAGGCGAGGGAATCGGCATCGATCGCCTGACGATGCTCCTGACCGGGTCGAAGTCGATCCGTGACGTCATCCTTTTCCCACTCATGCGCCCGCAGGCGAAACCACAGCAAGCCCCGACAGAGATCCAAGGAGAAGAGCAGGCATGA
- a CDS encoding AtpZ/AtpI family protein produces the protein MADEPNKKSGALGEVVKAESMIQLAIALPAGCLIGWLGGHWLDGHFHQHWIGIVGILLGAIAGLIQIITTAQRFLRSGR, from the coding sequence ATGGCAGATGAACCAAATAAGAAATCCGGCGCGCTTGGCGAGGTCGTCAAAGCAGAATCGATGATCCAGCTCGCGATCGCCCTTCCGGCAGGATGCCTGATCGGCTGGCTGGGCGGCCACTGGCTCGACGGCCACTTTCACCAGCATTGGATCGGCATCGTCGGCATTCTCCTCGGTGCGATAGCCGGTCTCATCCAGATCATCACCACTGCCCAGCGCTTTCTGCGGAGCGGCCGTTGA
- the atpB gene encoding F0F1 ATP synthase subunit A, whose amino-acid sequence MPTQTLVTQALNHAFASPTTALLRGLHIQPKYPSAPITDAFAMELLVFLVLLAYFLLVRVSLSVEKPGGVQHLAEMTHEFVSEQGESIIGHGYERFSSYLTALFLFILLANLMGLVPGLKSPTADVVVPLGFALVTFIYYHYHGIRANGGAYIKQFLGPVPAIAPLMLPIEIISHLARVLSLTVRLYANMFAGDLVTLAFFSLVPVGIPLIFLGLHLGVAVIQAYVFFLLAAIYLSLAVAHDH is encoded by the coding sequence ATGCCGACACAGACGTTAGTAACCCAAGCTTTGAACCACGCCTTTGCCTCGCCCACCACGGCGCTGCTGCGCGGCCTGCACATTCAGCCGAAATACCCGAGCGCCCCCATCACGGACGCCTTCGCGATGGAACTGCTCGTATTCCTCGTTCTCCTGGCTTACTTCCTCCTGGTGCGCGTATCCCTCAGCGTCGAAAAGCCAGGCGGCGTACAGCACCTTGCTGAGATGACCCATGAGTTTGTCTCAGAGCAGGGTGAGTCCATCATCGGACACGGCTATGAGCGCTTTTCGAGCTATCTCACGGCGCTCTTTCTATTTATCCTTTTAGCGAACCTGATGGGTCTCGTCCCGGGATTGAAGTCACCAACCGCCGACGTCGTCGTTCCGCTTGGTTTTGCCCTAGTCACCTTCATCTACTACCACTACCATGGCATCCGGGCGAACGGCGGAGCGTACATCAAGCAGTTTCTAGGACCGGTGCCAGCGATTGCGCCCCTGATGCTTCCGATCGAGATCATCTCCCATCTGGCTCGCGTTCTGTCACTTACGGTTCGTCTCTACGCCAACATGTTCGCCGGCGACCTCGTCACCCTTGCATTCTTCTCATTGGTACCGGTCGGCATTCCGCTCATTTTTCTCGGCCTGCACCTTGGGGTAGCCGTCATCCAGGCGTACGTTTTCTTCCTGCTGGCAGCAATTTACCTCTCACTCGCCGTAGCGCACGACCACTAA